One window from the genome of Kryptolebias marmoratus isolate JLee-2015 linkage group LG1, ASM164957v2, whole genome shotgun sequence encodes:
- the LOC108249073 gene encoding G-protein coupled receptor 22, with amino-acid sequence MHTPTALISAPAMSDMMVLDTPDTGSSENLYPIGFQVSLTSFLVLEMVLGLTSNLTVLVLYCMKHNLISSVSNIITMNLHVVDVLVCVCCIPLTAAVVLLPPEVDKATISCFHEAFVSFASVATAANVLAITVDRYDISVRPANRVLTMSRAVALMGTIWVLSFFSFLVPFMEVGFFVGSVSDLVNQTAADANEYYTEPGLYYHLLAQIPIFFFTAAVMLMTYYKILQALNIRIGARFQHNLPKKKLKSKNAISLTTATQAESTDASQSSTGVKGGGNAPIGIRASVSVIIALRRAMKRHRERRERQKRVFRMSLLIISTFLLCWTPITVLNVIILSTGPSGLTFRLRLGFLVMAYGTTIFHPLLYAFTRQKFQKVLKSKMKKRAVSVVEAEPTTNNAVIRNSWIDPRRHKKVTFEDPEARQKCLCSPDTECK; translated from the exons ATGCACACGCCCACAGCGCTGATCTCTGCCCCCGCGATGAGCGACATGATGGTGCTCGACACCCCGGACACGGGCTCCTCTGAGAACCTTTATCCAATCGGCTTCCAG GTGTCGTTGACAAGTTTCCTGGTTTTGGAGATGGTGTTGGGCCTGACCTCAAACCTGACCGTGTTGGTCCTCTACTGCATGAAACACAACCTCATCAGCTCCGTCTCCAACATCATCACCATGAACCTGCATGTGGTGGATGTGTTG GTGTGTGTCTGCTGCATCCCGTTGACAGCCGCGGTGGTGCTCCTTCCTCCGGAGGTGGACAAAGCCACGATCAGCTGCTTCCACGAGGCCTTCGTCTCCTTCGCGAGCGTGGCTACTGCCGCCAACGTCCTGGCTATCACCGTGGACCGCTACGACATTTCGGTGCGGCCGGCGAACCGCGTGCTGACCATGAGCCGAGCCGTGGCTCTGATGGGAACCATTTGGGTCTTGTCCTTTTTCAGTTTCCTGGTCCCGTTCATGGAAGTGGGCTTCTTCGTCGGCTCCGTTTCGGACCTCGTGAATCAGACCGCGGCGGACGCGAACGAATATTACACGGAGCCGGGTTTGTACTACCACCTGCTCGCTCAGATCCCGATATTCTTCTTCACTGCGGCGGTGATGCTCATGACTTACTACAAGATCCTGCAGGCGCTCAACATCCGCATCGGAGCGCGCTTTCAGCACAACCTGcctaaaaagaaactaaagagCAAAAACGCGATCTCTCTGACCACGGCAACACAAGCCGAGTCAACGGACGCTTCACAAAGCAGTACAGGGGTCAAAGGAGGTGGAAACGCACCTATAGGTATCCGAGCATCCGTATCTGTGATAATCGCGTTAAGACGAGCAATGAAGCGCCACCGGGAAAGACGGGAGAGGCAGAAACGGGTTTTTAGGATGTCCCTTTTGATCATCTCCACCTTCCTGCTCTGCTGGACTCCGATAACTGTGCTGAACGTGATCATTCTCAGCACGGGGCCGAGCGGCTTGACTTTCCGCCTCCGTCTGGGCTTCCTGGTGATGGCCTACGGGACCACCATCTTCCACCCGCTGCTCTACGCCTTCACCAGGCAGAAGTTCCAAAAGGTCCTCAAGAGCAAGATGAAAAAGAGGGCGGTGTCCGTGGTGGAGGCGGAGCCGACGACGAACAACGCCGTGATCCGCAACTCGTGGATCGACCCCAGGAGACACAAGAAGGTCACCTTCGAGGACCCCGAGGCCAGACAGAAATGTCTGTGCTCGCCCGACACGGAGTGTAAATAA